A stretch of Haloplasma contractile SSD-17B DNA encodes these proteins:
- a CDS encoding xanthine phosphoribosyltransferase translates to MELLKDYILNYGRVIEKNVIKVDSFINHQVDTYLLYKIGERIAECFQNAQVTKILTIETSGIPFACAAAHKLNHIPVVFAKKEASLITKQNNYRERVYSYTKEKYYNILVSKDYIKQGDRVLIIDDFLAKGNAAIALMNIVKEAKADVVGFVPLIEKRFQNGRENILSHYPQLNLEPLVSIKALDNDTAYFTEE, encoded by the coding sequence TTGGAACTTTTAAAAGACTATATTCTTAATTATGGAAGGGTGATCGAAAAAAATGTCATTAAAGTAGATTCTTTTATCAATCATCAGGTGGACACGTACCTTTTATATAAGATTGGTGAACGAATAGCAGAGTGTTTTCAAAATGCACAAGTAACAAAAATATTAACAATCGAAACATCAGGGATTCCCTTTGCGTGCGCGGCTGCACATAAGCTTAATCATATACCGGTTGTATTTGCTAAAAAAGAAGCCTCATTAATTACAAAGCAGAATAATTATAGAGAAAGAGTTTATTCGTACACTAAAGAGAAGTATTACAACATTTTAGTGTCAAAGGATTATATTAAACAAGGAGACCGGGTACTCATTATAGATGACTTTTTGGCAAAAGGAAATGCAGCCATCGCACTAATGAATATTGTAAAAGAAGCAAAAGCAGATGTAGTAGGGTTTGTTCCATTAATAGAAAAACGTTTTCAAAATGGTCGTGAGAATATTTTAAGTCACTACCCACAATTAAACTTAGAACCACTTGTATCAATTAAAGCGTTAGATAATGATACAGCCTACTTTACAGAGGAGTGA
- a CDS encoding YaaA family protein, whose protein sequence is MKIIMSPSKTQDFSKDLSLVTTTREFKTKTDELLDIINDLSKEDIATIMKIKGTLLEDTYQNYQNYVNLPTNKAITSYTGAVFKGLEIDHYTKTEQDYLNDHLRILSALYGVLKPTDEIKPYRLDMKMKILDEGLYSFWTETITELFKKENLIINLASNEFSKLIKLPMITINFKEHKNGIYKVIGAYAKKARGKMIHYMIKNQVQDIETIKQFNTDGYAYNRDLSSEKDFIFTRSTSD, encoded by the coding sequence ATGAAAATCATTATGTCACCAAGTAAAACACAAGATTTTAGTAAAGATCTTAGTCTTGTTACTACCACTCGTGAATTCAAAACAAAAACAGATGAGTTACTTGATATAATTAATGATCTATCCAAAGAAGACATTGCAACCATTATGAAGATCAAAGGAACTCTATTAGAGGATACGTATCAAAATTATCAGAATTATGTTAACTTACCAACAAATAAAGCAATAACTAGTTATACCGGTGCCGTATTTAAAGGTTTAGAGATCGATCACTATACAAAAACTGAACAAGACTATCTGAACGATCACTTACGTATTTTATCAGCGTTATATGGTGTTTTGAAGCCTACTGATGAAATAAAACCTTATCGTCTAGACATGAAAATGAAGATTCTAGATGAGGGGCTCTATTCATTTTGGACAGAAACCATTACTGAGTTGTTTAAGAAAGAAAATCTGATTATTAATCTAGCTTCTAATGAGTTTAGTAAACTAATTAAACTTCCTATGATTACGATTAATTTTAAAGAACATAAAAATGGTATCTATAAGGTAATCGGTGCCTATGCTAAAAAAGCGCGTGGAAAGATGATTCATTATATGATAAAAAATCAGGTACAGGATATTGAAACTATTAAACAGTTTAATACAGATGGCTATGCTTATAATCGTGATTTATCTAGCGAAAAAGACTTTATTTTCACACGATCAACTAGTGATTAA
- the guaA gene encoding glutamine-hydrolyzing GMP synthase: MEFDQIIVLDYGSQYNQLIARRIRELGVYSELLQNDITAKEIKSMKHVKGIILSGGPNSVYSKDAYGIDQEIFQLGIPVLGICYGMQLMSYKSGADINRAKHREYGKARIDVLRENLLFNELPVQQDVWMSHGDQLISLQDGFEPLASSPTCPYAAIYNNEMQFYGVQFHPEVKHTTYGTELLKNFVFKICKASANWDMENFIDVKVAEIKEQVGDKKVLLGLSGGVDSSVAAVLIHHAIKDQLQCIFVDHGLLRKNEAYEVMKTFSEGFNIKIEKVNAKEIFLSRLKGISDPEQKRKIIGNEFVYLFDDEAKKLGNFEYLGQGTLYTDVIESGTKTAQTIKSHHNVGGLPEDMKFTLLEPLNTLFKDEVRELGLELGIPKKIVMRQPFPGPGLAIRILGDVTEEKLEIVRESDAILREEIKKAALENEVWQYFTVLSNMKTVGVMGDMRTYDYTVGIRAVTSIDGMTADFAKIPWNVLEHISRRIVNEVDHVNRIVYDITSKPPATIEWE, from the coding sequence ATGGAATTCGATCAAATAATTGTTCTTGACTACGGGAGTCAATACAATCAATTAATTGCAAGAAGAATTAGAGAACTAGGGGTCTACTCTGAATTGCTACAAAATGATATTACTGCCAAGGAAATAAAAAGCATGAAGCATGTAAAAGGGATTATTTTAAGTGGCGGACCTAATAGTGTGTATAGTAAAGATGCTTATGGAATTGATCAGGAGATTTTTCAATTAGGTATACCGGTATTAGGCATTTGCTATGGAATGCAACTCATGTCGTATAAATCCGGTGCAGACATTAACCGTGCTAAACATCGAGAATATGGTAAAGCGCGAATTGATGTGTTACGTGAAAATTTATTGTTTAATGAGTTGCCAGTTCAACAAGATGTATGGATGTCACATGGTGATCAACTAATTAGCCTTCAGGATGGATTTGAACCACTAGCATCGAGCCCAACCTGCCCTTATGCAGCAATTTATAATAATGAGATGCAATTCTATGGGGTACAGTTTCATCCTGAAGTTAAACATACTACATATGGAACAGAACTGTTAAAGAACTTTGTGTTTAAAATTTGTAAGGCATCTGCAAATTGGGATATGGAGAACTTCATTGATGTGAAAGTTGCCGAAATAAAAGAACAAGTTGGAGACAAAAAAGTCTTACTAGGATTAAGTGGTGGTGTCGATTCATCTGTTGCAGCTGTATTAATCCACCATGCAATTAAAGACCAGTTACAGTGTATTTTTGTTGATCATGGTTTACTAAGAAAAAATGAAGCATACGAGGTTATGAAAACATTCAGTGAAGGCTTTAATATTAAAATAGAAAAAGTAAATGCAAAAGAAATATTTCTCTCAAGATTAAAAGGAATTTCTGACCCAGAACAAAAACGTAAAATAATAGGCAATGAGTTTGTTTATTTGTTTGATGATGAAGCAAAGAAACTTGGGAATTTTGAATACTTAGGACAAGGGACCTTGTATACAGATGTAATAGAGTCAGGCACAAAAACAGCACAGACTATTAAATCACATCATAATGTTGGTGGACTACCTGAGGATATGAAATTCACGTTACTAGAACCATTAAACACATTATTTAAAGATGAGGTTCGAGAATTAGGTCTAGAATTAGGAATTCCTAAAAAGATCGTCATGCGTCAGCCATTTCCGGGACCAGGCCTTGCTATTCGTATTTTAGGTGATGTAACAGAAGAAAAGTTAGAGATTGTTCGCGAATCTGATGCAATATTACGAGAAGAAATAAAAAAAGCAGCACTAGAAAATGAGGTTTGGCAGTACTTTACAGTGCTCTCAAATATGAAAACGGTCGGAGTAATGGGGGACATGCGTACTTATGATTACACGGTTGGTATTCGTGCAGTCACCTCAATTGATGGTATGACAGCAGACTTTGCAAAAATTCCATGGAATGTTCTTGAGCATATTTCAAGGCGTATTGTTAATGAGGTTGATCATGTAAACCGTATTGTTTATGATATTACATCAAAACCTCCTGCAACAATTGAATGGGAATAA